AAATATTCATCAGCGATGAGGTCAGATGAAGCCATGGAATTCAGCAAAGGATCATcatcaccctctcccttcctctctgtgatatatatatatatatatatatatatatatatatatatatacacacacatatatatatgtaaaggaaatgccagccttccctcctccttcccacaggAGCCAGGGAGCCGCAGGATCCCATTCCAGCAGCTGAAGGAAAACAGACGGAGCTGCAGTGTGGTtggacggacagacggacggacggacggacgaaCGAGGCAGGAGAAGATGAGCAAGATGTTAATTACGGGGACTACGTGCCCGGTGACGGATGTGCTGCTCCTGAGGGCCTCGCTGCTCTCATTGACTCTATCAGGGTAATTTCCCTAAGTGCAGTGGGGACCGGTGACGAATCTTTctgccaataaaaatatttgcaagacacttaaaaaaaaaaattggtaagcCCACCTAGCAGGCGAGGCTGGCTTACATACTGATGAACTGGAAAATCAAAACGACCACAGAACTCGCCTtccaaggggggtgggggagcggggggaaaTCACGTAAATACCAAGAATTATTGTCATTAGCCCCGGGTCACACATGAGCAGCCTCCACTGCTGGGTGTAGTGGCCCTGGCCTGGGTCTTTGGGTTCTGGCcggagggaaggggtgggctgCCTCAGTTACAGACAAAATAGATGACTAGCCTGGTGCCAATTAACCTCCCTTTAAttgataattaattttaaaacctaTTTACTCTCCGTGGAACAGCTGCGACTTTAAAGAGACCACTGCGAAAACACACGGAGGAGCCAGCCCTCGCTCAGGAAATGAAGGGGGCCTCTCGGGGAATGAGAAAGTCCAGGCCTCTCGGACGAGCCAGTTTATTAAAGGATCCCGAACGTTCACGAAGGTGACAGATCAAAGCCATGGGGTGGTCGCAGCTGCCTTCTACGTTTGCTGTCTCTTTGCAGCACTGCCCCCACGCCTTGATGGGGGACCAGCTGTCCCCGTGTGCCCGGGACCCAGGGCTTCCCGGGACATGGGGTTCTCAGTGCTAAAAAGAGAGAGCCGCACACCCTGCCTGGGCCCTAAACCCTCTCGGTTGATTCTTTCCGTCCCCTGGGTTCTCTGGTCTCCCCTCAACTCCATTCAGCAAcgctctgcacccccaccccccaccttttaGCTTCAGGGCTCTGGAGAGCTTGCGGCATGGCCACGTTGATGGATGCCCAGAATTAGTTATCAAACCCCTTCCTCGGGTGACTTGTCCAAAAACAGGTTTATTACTATTTGTTCTCAGTACAAAAGCAACTGGGACCTGCTCACCAACAAAGAATAGCAACACGTTTACAAAATGCAGAGAAACATAAAGAGCTATAAACATACAGAGACTATAATTCAGAGAGCAAAGCAGAGGTCAGGGTGGGTCTCCGCTCTTGTGGGAAACGCTGCCAATGTGTTTGTGCTGACCCCTTCGTTAGCCTTTAAAACAGTGAAGTCACACATCTTCCGGCCAATGTTAGATTTCACTCATTTACTCTTTAACAGCCATCATGATTATTCtagattagaggcccgatgcacgaaattcatgccagagtaggccttccttcccctggctgccggcacctgcttccctctggcacccgggacctgggctttcctcgcagccccagcttcgtcctgaaagtcatctggaaggacgtctggtctaattagcatattatgcttttattattatactagtggcctggtgcacaaaatttgtgcacggggggtggggggggtgtccctcagcccagcctgcaccctctccaatctgggacccctcgggggatgttcgactgccagtttaggcctgatcccacaaactggcagtcagacatccctctctcaatccaggaccgctggctcctaaccactaacctacctgcctgcctgatcacccctaaccactctgccttctggcctgcttgccctcaactgcccccccctgctggcctgctcacccccaattgccccctgctggcctgctcacccccaattgccccctgttggcctgctcacccccaactcccctccccttctggcctggtctgccctaaccacctctgccttggccccgccaccatggttttgtctggaaggacgtctggaagatctcccagaaggtctcctggtctaattagcatattacccttttattagtatagatactagtggcccagtacatgaaattcgtgcacattaaaagggaattaattagaggaaatattttaatattgttatttgccctttctctataatagaagtgtcagagatgagagaaaattagcaaaatgtatatgaaaatcttccttctATCAGAGTCTGGGTTGCACCACGGGACCCATAGTCaaatccccacccacccacatgtgcctcgaaatggcacgagacccagaccagccagccccacacccattgggctagatccagacccagccagtcccacccttgtcaagccccactgagcagggggcacatcctcaggtcccccatcaagccctgctgggtggggggcgtggcctcaggtcccccgtcaagccccgttgggcggggggtgcagcctgaggtcccctgtcaagcttagccaggcagggggcataccttgaggtcccctatcaagcccTACCGGGCggtggggcacagcctgaggtcccctggcctggcgcaggggtggggggttgcggcctgaggtcccctggcccagggctgggggagcagccTAAGGTCCCCTCTCAAGCCCCTCTAGATggggggcgcggcctcaggtcccctggtctggtgctggggtggggggcgtggcctgaggtcccctgtcaagcctcacagggcgggggggcgggtcCAGCCTCAGGTCcatgctgattgctcgttaaggctagttatgggaactcagcctccgctgtggacacagccatcttgtgttatggaaacacatcccctcccctgcctccgctgtgggcaccaccatctttgtgatggagggacggttaatttgcatattccttctttattatataggatactcagaAGAGACCCAAACATGGAGATTCTACTACTCCCATCATAATCTGATGATGTTTTGGTCTTTTTGTACTTCTGCTGATGAAATCTCACTCTGGCTTGTTCAGAATTCAGTCCAAAAATGTGTAGAGGGCGCTAAGAGAATCATTACCTAGTGCGTGGATTTGACGGCGCTCCAGAGTGACGCGAAGAGTCTTGGAGCGCTCTCCTTGCTCGAGTCTAGACCTGTTGACCAGCCCGTTACTCCTGTAGGGTTGAAATGGGTTAAGCTCGAACTCTCCTCCCCCGGGGAGTGTCTGAGTCCACAGGAGGTTCTGCGACTCAGCACACAGTAAATGATCGGGGACTCTGAGTTTGAAACCCCAATTCCCTGGTGAGATGTGGATGTAATAATATTTACCGGTGTCTGGCGAGGGGGTTGGTAAAATACCCAAGTGCTCCACGAGTGGAACTCTCATTATGTGCAGCACAGTCAGCTTCTGCCAATTACCTGAGAAAGTGCTAGCACTCGAAGGAATCTCTCTAGATGGCCCTGCTTCTGGAAATGCTGGACTTACAAAGTGCTTTTTATTCAGGCGCTCGCTCATtattttctcccctcctcccccctcccccctccccccaccctcctgccctttCTTCCTCTGAGGCAGCTGGGCTATCTAGGTACAAACTCCACTCTCATGGaccagctgtgtgcccttgggcaaatggcttaacctttctgtgctcaattttctcatctgtgaaacaggGAGCATAACAGTGCCTGCCTCATAGGGTTAGTGCAGAGTTGCAATTTAATATGCATACATAGTGCTTAAAACAGTTCCAGCACATAGTTGCTCAATACATGCTAATGTCTTTGGGATTCATTCAGCTAAGATCTACCGAATTACTATAATGAGCAGGGACTGAACTGGGTCTGGGGACCCTGGGTACATGAGAAAACATGATCTCTGCCCTCAGAGAGTCCGTAGTGCAGCGAAGGAGATGGTGGATAAACAGTGCGATTTGGAAAcaggccaagtgcccatcagcagatgcgtggataaaaaagctgtggtacatccacacaatggaatactatgcagctgttaaaaaggaagaactcttaccttttgcaacagcacggatggacctggacagtattatgctgatcgaaataagccagtcagagaaagataagtatcacatgatcccactcatatgtggaatctaatgaacaaaataaactgatgaacaaaatagatccagagacagagaagcatggagcagactgatggatttcagaggggagagggtgagggggtggggggctggggagtggTCAGCtgggaaacttaaatgcatatacgCATAggccatgggcacagacaatagagtCGATAAGGCCTTGgaggatggggatggggtggaggggtccatgggaaaaaaataacaacaaactaacaaaggggacatctgcaatacttccagcaataaagataaatttaaaacagcAACCACAGTGCAACAGAGGGTGCAATAAACAACAATATAACACAACAATAAGCAAGTAGGCGAGTGAAATCATTACCGATTGGGAGTAGGTCCTCCGAAGGAAGTGAACAGTGTGGTCAGACGGAGAGCAATCCGGGAGGCGTGCTCTCTGGCTACAGGGTGGTCCAGGGTGGCCTTTTTGAAGAGGTGACATGGAAGCTGCCATCCAGGGGGCAAGCATGGGAAGGCCCTCAGGGGACACGTGTccggcaggggaggggcgggtgcGGAAGCCGGAGGCGGGAACGTGTGTCTGAGCCAGCCTGGCTGCGGCCGAGGGAGCGGTGCAGCTCGAGGTCAGACGAGGTTGCGGAGCTGAGCGGGACCCTCAGCCTACAGGGCCTTTCAAGGAGACAAGTGACTTGATTTCCGTTTTTAAAAGACCATGTTGACTGCCGACTGGAGAGCAGATTGAAGAGGGGTCTATTAGTCAGTTCTTAGGGTAAACAACAGAATCCACTCTGTCTAGTTTAAGCAGGAAGGAGATTTATATTGAAGACGATGAGGTCACTCACAAAGTTATTTGCAGGACTGGAGAGAAGCAGATTGGGCATGAAGCTTCCAGGAGCAGCTCCCAAAACAGTCCCTGCGGAGGGGCCCGGTGCCTCCATCTCCGAGCTGCTGCACCCCCCGACGCCGGGAGCCCAGCCTGGCACACGGCGCCTGCCCGGCCCCAGGTCACCTCCCAACATGACGGCCTTTGGgccaccgctgctgctgctctggcCGCCTGCACCCACACAAACGGACCTTCCCGACTCCTGCAGGGGGAGTGCCGTGTGTGGGGCCCAGGGCCCGTGTCCACAGGGGGCCTGGGAACGTGCATTCTGATGTCTAACTCACTGAGGAGGTGGGCGCCGAGCTCATTGAAATTGAACAGTTCCTGGGAACTTGCGGCTCTAACCTACCTGTTCCTCAGTAGCTTACCCGTTATCCAGAATATTCTTCTGCACCTGCTTTCCTCGTATATCTCAATTATCCCCGGGCATGTTGTGAATGAATCACCGAGAGGAACTGGTAACCTGAGTCATCATTTTAGATCCAGATCTCCTACCTCCCCACCACCCTTTCTCTCCAAACAGGTGtccaggtggtggcaggagctatGTTGAGTGTCCCCCTCTCCGACAGGCGCGCTGGCGGGCTGTGAAGGGCTGAGAGGCGGCTGAAGGAGGCACAGGAGGCAGGACTCAGGGCTGTGCCAGCCTGCCGCGCATGCTGAGTCCTCTGTGCCCCTGTAACGCGGACGGTGGGTGGATTCCGAGAGGGAGATGCAGAGCCATCAGCCGAAGGGCTTTTGAGCCCTCCTTTGGCTCCTGTAGAGACAGTCCAGAAACTTCCTCGATTCTACAGACCCCGGGCCGAGGTTGGGTCAGTCAAGCGAGAAAACAAATTAGATGCAGGGAAAGGGCCAGAAACCCCCGAGACCATGGTTTGTGTCGTCATGACTTCTTTTGATTCTTCAGAAAGACTGAAGGAGTGGTCTGTGTTATCCCAGAGTCTGGGGCTCCACGGTTGTTCTAGAAACATCTTTTCCACCACTCCTTAATGCCTGCCATAGAGATTGGtggccccccttcccctcccccgttACCATTAGGGTTGGCCTTGCTCTGGTGTTGGCTTCTCACGTTCCCGTAACAGCCACCATCTGTCGAGGGCACAGTCCGTGCCACATGCTTACATGCTTGCCATACGTTATCCCTACAGCTTGCAATCCACAGGTTGgtattattagctccattttacagatggaggaaCGGAGGCTTATAAAGCCACATGCTTTGGGCTCAGAGCCATATAAGTTAGTATAACTGGCAGAgcagggattcaaacccaggtctctcTGGCTCCAAAGTCCACGCTGGGCCCTCACCTCAGTCTAAGCGCCTTCAGTGTGAGCTGACACCTCTGTGTCCCTGGTACAGGCGAGCATTCCCTGCCCCTTACATTTGTTGAAGTCACCTCCGGCCCTGCCAGCCCCATCTCCTCATCTGGTCCCTTTTCCCTCgggggacagggaggctgggggtgggggggtgggggtgggagagaaggtGTCCCTTGCTTGGTCCTGCTTGGGGCAGATCGTTGGGTATTTGAGCAGCCTGGGGAGATTCCGTGTGAAACGGCTCAGGATTTGAACTTGCCACGTCAGCCCTGCCTCCTGCGTCCCCCATTTACGGTCGATTCTGAGCCGCTCTGCTGAGGCAGCCGGTCCTGCCTATAACTGCCGTCGAGCACTCGAGAGCCGGCGCTGATGTCTTGCCCGTCTCTATCCTGTAACAGAGGATTTTTCAATTGAGTAGGTTTGCCTCACGCACAACATTAGTTTTAAAATAGCTCTCGCCCAGCTCAGAGGACCGCGGGAGGCCTCGCCAGGGATTTGTACGCGGAGCCGTGGAAATGCATCTATTTtgccctcctttctccctcttggAGGAATTCTAATGCATCACGCAGGAGTATTTCTCACCTGTCAGGAGAAGGGCTTGCTCCGCACAGAACGAAGACAAAGAACGGCGGCCTGTGTCTGCTGGTGGAGACGAGCTCGGTTGGGGCTCACAGGTGCGGGGTTCCCGGGGGCAGGTCACTGGGGAGTTCCTGGGTGCTTCACCCTGGGGTGCTGCTGGAGCTCGCTGCAGAGGGGTGACCTTCCTGTAATGTAAATGCCGGCTGTGGGGTGTGTGGAGGGAAGGCACCTTGGAGAGGCGTCACCTTCTGGTCTCAGTGTGGGAGGAGTCACAGCCTGCCTTGGCCTGCGAGGGGCTCGCGTCCTGCCTATGTGCCTGGCCGTCTGCAGGGCACCCAACTGCGGACACCAATGAGTAACCCCGCACACAATCACTTCACACTTATTCGGGCGCCCCTGTAGGATGAACTCCTAGAAGCTGTCAACCTTGAAACATAAAACAACCTGTCATTTTACCAGCACAACGGGTTTATTCAGGAATAGCAGATAACTGTAGTTCAGGACAAGCCGGCTACAGTAAAAACTATGGCAGGCCCAGCAATCCAACCAGAGGAATgttgttttttagagaaaaaggaggaagttGGGAGGGGGTGCTTTGAATCAAAGTTCATGGGAGGAAAGTGAGAGTTCCGTGCTGAGGGCTCCTCATTGGCTGAGCTGTGATGGTTTCCATTGGCTTGTTGACGGGCAAGGAGGaactctcccttccccctgccaggCTAGCAGAGGCGCCGCCTGTTAACACAGGGCGTGAGTCTCCCTGTCCTGGGTCTGTAATCGGTGCATCTTCCTGTTGGGGGTGTAACTGACGCTGAGTGGTCGTGTGTGAGAGCGTCCCCTTTAGCCCTCTtgactgcattttaaaaaactcgccaaaaccggtttggctcagtggatagagcgtcggcctgcggactgaaaggtcccaggtttgattccggtcaagggcatctacctgggttgtgggcacatccccggtgggagatgtgcaggaggcagctgatcgatgtttctctctcatcgatgtttctaactctctatctctctcccttcctctctgtaaaaagtcaataaaatatatttaaaaaaaataaaaaactccttTATTCATTGTGacaaagtggaattgctgaaggGACGGGTGTGTATTCATTTCCAATGTCTGCTTAGTCACAGACTCGTGGTTTAAGGCAATATAATCTgttctctcacagctctggagatCAGAAGTACAAAGTCACTTTCATTGGGTTAAAA
The sequence above is drawn from the Myotis daubentonii chromosome 19, mMyoDau2.1, whole genome shotgun sequence genome and encodes:
- the SPRING1 gene encoding SREBP regulating gene protein isoform X1 translates to MVNLAAMVWRRLLRKRWVLALVFGLSLVYFLTSTFKQEERAVRDRNLLQVQDHDQPILWKVQFNLGNSSRPSNQCRNSIQGKHLITDELGYVCERKDLLVNGCCNVNVPGTKQYCCDGCLTNGCCSAYEHCVSCCLQPNKQLLLERFLNRAAVAFQNLFMAVEDHFELCLAKCRTSSQEPGSRRIPFQQLKENRRSCSVVGRTDGRTDGRTRQEKMSKMLITGTTCPVTDVLLLRASLLSLTLSGCDFKETTAKTHGGASPRSGNEGGLSGNEKVQASRTSQFIKGSRTFTKVTDQSHGVVAAAFYVCCLFAALPPRLDGGPAVPVCPGPRASRDMGFSVLKRESRTPCLGPKPSRLILSVPWVLWSPLNSIQQRSAPPPPTF